The following DNA comes from Octopus sinensis linkage group LG5, ASM634580v1, whole genome shotgun sequence.
AAAAGAGCTAAGCTGGTTTAGTAACATTTACTAGCAAACCAATATTGTCTTGaccttatctttttttaaaattagtttgaTTTTAGATACTTCATGTTGAACTTAAAACACCACTTCATTTTCACATGTTAGTGCAAGATATTTTACGAGTAGAGACCGACAGCCATCAGGGATGCTTGGTTCCACAACAGAACTGATATTCATAACCATGAACTTTTGATCTATCAAAAATCAGTTTACAAAAACTCACAATTTAATTAGACATCATGAATTGTATTTCAAAAAGTGATGTAActtttcaatgttgtaaaacaaagaattgtcaagaCAAAACTTGGTGCCTCACCTAGTTATTtcctctttaatttttattttcttctttaattacCAGATACTGAAAGATCACCTTTTATGCTTAATGacatgctatatacatacatatattatatgcatgcaaatttaactgaatgtttatatatgttgacCGTTGCTTTGAGCCTCTGAGAGCTAAGAATATAACTTCCTTCCTTGGTAACAAGAATAGCAACTGGTTGCAAAATCCCACCTCATATACACCCCCCTCCTCCAAACCATAGAAaaagggtactacttaagaagagtggtccggGTGTGTGTACTCgcacatccgcgctagctagtcgatcctttgtgtttttgtgctttatttactgtttttaaaaaattatgttgtgttttatttattttgctaggtagttgttgtaggatcgactagtcacggatacccgcaccgggaccactcttctttaGTACCAGAAAAAGTTACACAAGCATAAGACTCAGCTACAAGCCACATGCAGTTTGAAAGGTATTAATATAAATGTCAgttctctccccacaaatttcgttGCAATTGTAATCTATGcagattgaaagaaaaaaacttggatcttgtgaattttccaaagtccTCACCCCACCCACTCCACTGCTTTatgtgcatttttgttttcatactgcactatttctttttatttcatttccaggCAATATTGTAAGCATTAACTATATATTTCAGTCTCAATCTGATATTTTATGCTTACGTCGAATCTACTGCACGTCAGTTCTCGCCCAAACATGAGCAAAAATCATTCAATTGATCGATCCCTCCAATCTATATTAGTAGTGCTTTTCAAACTCCAACCACCAGCAATTGAGCTTAACTTGCCTTCATGCATTCAACAAAGTTCTTTCAGAAGTGAAATAGCACATTGCTCTCTGGTCTCTCACAAAGAGGATTACTTGACAGTAGCCTTGTACCAAgttgaaatttcaaacaaaatcatttctttcatttatacaATTGCTAAATTTGAAAACTCTGATCATTCCAATCCGGAAGTCCAATGTTTGTTATAGTGTTTATTCAATACACACAGCTAGCTATTTAATGTAACCTATTcagtatacaaatataatttttaaattacaaaCCTGTTAAATTCTCATTTTAATATTGAcagttataaagaaaatattttctagatACCATATAAACTCaactctaaaataaaaaaaaaatttaatgaattgctacaaaacaaaaaaaattcctaCCTAGTCTTTCCAATTCACGGAGGGCAAGTTTTGCCAGAGAACCACGAATCTTCAATCTTTCACTAACCACTGAAGGTGTGACCAGTTTATAGCTTGGGACTTCTTTTAACAACTTATCATAAGTAGCATTGTCAAAAAATACTAAATTATTTAACTTGTCCCTGACTTTTCCTTTTGACCACTTctgcaatggaaaaaaaaaaacagcagttaGTAAAATACTTTGATCAGTTAAGTAAAAGTTTTTCATGAGATATGTATAAAATGAGTGATAAAGTTCAGAACATACACATAGTGCACCTGTCTTGACGGACTtaattgtatttgtttcttttctaatcAGAAGTGCTTTTGACCAACAAGTATGAAGTATTTGGCAGGGAAATTTTGCTTGCTCATCATTAATAAACTTTCTTACTTGTGGGAGCTTATGAATAGTTTATGTAGTACTGAActtaagttttaaatattttcccaagtaattaatatatttttctaacacTACTGTATTCATTCACAAAATGTGTTATATTTCACATCAGTCATCATTAAGCTATTCTTTTCTGATGAGGTCTAATAAGACCAGAACATATCTAGGAGTTACCATACTTCTTGAGATCAAAGTCAATTCCCATCGGACtccatgttttaatatttttcatctcCCCATTATACTTCActttttaaaaaccaaaattaaaaggaTTACATTAATCACAAAGAATGTAATTTGAACTGTTTTATGACTGTCACTGCTTTAATGCAAAAATTGGTAGCCAGCCAATTcatgataatttcatttaacactTCAATATCAGACTGGAATTGATttgctaataaaaacaaaatccatagccttcagtgttatttatacaCAATATGTATGGTATTTTGAGTTACTCAACAGTTACATTAAATGATCCATAAATTTATTATGTTCCATTATATAAATGCAAGATTGTTCCTGGACTCAGTGTTCCAGTCTTGGTCATCAAGTTTATCTTAAAAACACATCAATGcttttataatattaaaaaaaaaaattttggagcttttccctcataactttcaggaaatggatatatattggattttttttttatggattccCACGTTTTCAGCTATGGAGaatccgattctgaaaaaaaaattgtaaaatttcaatctgtcaaaagaaattttttaaattgcaTGCAACCCCCCCCCCACGCCCAATTCTACGGCCTTGGCCTTCAAGCtggctatccacatgctagaaatatgcAATCAATCTACTCATCtcaagtgaaattaaagtgttcaTTCTTTTGCTTTGAAAGTTATAGCAAAGAAATACTGTGACAAAGTGAACTTAAAGAGAATCATTTGACCAGCACAAGACATTTGCGAAACAGAAATTGGTCTTGCCCatttgagatttggctgctatttctagcatgtggataacCTGCTTGAAGGCAAAAAGCCGTAGAATTGGGAGAGGAGGTTGTTGGGGGTTTTTtccaatatatatccattttcctgaataatatgagggaaaaatcggatcttttgaattttccGGAAGTCCCCTCCTCCCACCCATATTCGTTTTTTACAATTAACACTCAGCAGGCTGTTCTTTTGTTTACGTTAACGCGTGAGGATCttagaaatatttttcagaatcgtaatcttcgcatttttctacgtatttgggggggggggtagaagggttgaatatattatattgataatgcgatttttgaaatttttttttttttcagaatcggatcctccatagccaaaaacgtgggattccgtaaaaaaagaaatcaatatatatacatatccattttCCCAAAAGTTATAACGGGAAAATCGGATGTGGATTTTCCGAAAGTCCCTTCCCCCAACCCGCCAGGGTCATCAGCGtgcatttttttctccattttcgttTTCCACACACTTGTTAACCCCAGGTTGgctaattttttgttttgttcccgAGTGAAGGTCTTTATATTGACCCTGATGCATCCCCATTCCTACAGGTAATCAACAATCGAGAGTAACATACTATTAacgaaaaaattttaaatcaggtTATATAAAAATTTCCACAATTTGAAACATATAGACAGCATTTAGAATCGATATTTACCTTCTTTTTGGCTTTACCACCGgatcctccttccttctttttcttttccggctgttttcctccttttcctcccttGCTATCTGTCTTTTTGGGCGGCTACAAGAAAATATTTGACGGtgaagatgaaaaatatatattttttttaatgaaaatctatTTTAATTTGGTTATTAACAAGGCGTTAataggaccactcttcttaaatagtaccgcgTTAAGATTATATGCGCTCTTATTTATATCGAaaattggcaatctttcgtctctagtagacctttccgtcgatttccgtaaaaaaatttttttttttttttttacatatgggcttgcgggaacttttgaagcaatgagagcgaaagagactaagacaAAGCCATTAGAAACATGTAGGACGAGAAAATTAGTCATTTCGACAAATGgcttaattgtaaatatattcctCGTTATATCCAAGACTCCGATCAAACAATATACTTAGGTTAGCAAGCGTCGAGAGGACATGTCAATCTTAACTAAAGCGGAGTCGGCTATAATAGAATGAATAAAAAcccaaaataactcaaaatgaaACGAAtggctaaaattttcaaaatatgtgaCTGATAAATTACTTCAGAATACTGTTTACATTTAACAGCTTAATTTCCTGGCAGTCTTTTTAATTCCATCACGTCGATTAGCCATCTATTTTTGTACATTACTGTTGATGTTATTacagaaatattggtttcgaattttggtacaaggccagcaacttcagaagagaggtatgtcgattacatcgacgccaatattcgactggtactaattttatcgagcTAGGTAGAATTTTAAAGCCGAACGGAACAAATGCcgataagtattttgcccggcgtgtcaattctgccagcttgccgtcttgaAGAGTATccgaaaaaagaacaaaatcaaaCAGTACATCGTAACGGAAAAAGCAAATTTTAAGCGAATTGAATATGTAGTAGAAAGCAAATTAGAACAAGCTATAACTGTTTGAGCTGATTGTATTTGCAACAAAATGAGAGGAATGTGATATTTATGGTTAATTTTCGCTAAAATCGCATTCTTTCAATTGCCCAGATGAAAAGAAATGCGTGTATCCCTAAAAATACCACGTGTACTTTGATGGTAGACAGACCAcatttatgaattattttgtgACATTCACAAACCGATTTCAGGGCTATTTTGTACCTtcatacaccatatacatatcAATTCCTAAAGATCCTACTTCCGgataaattaaatgaaactttACTTTAACAATTGTGTTAAATAAGCTGCCATGTTGAGAAATGCATTGAGGAGGTAGAAGAAATTATAACGTATAATTAAAAGACATTAACTTACTCTAAACACTAAAGAAATTACTATCAGAAGTAATGTAATCGATTAAATTGTGTTATATTGAGCGTTGGTAAGaatttaagcaacactaataaaatGAATTGCgaaaaaataagaaggagaagaACGTACCATCCTATACGTCCACGAGGTTGTAGCAGAAAGAAAGACTTCAAGTGCGACTGCGCAGAGAAATTGCCCGGATATATATAAGGCCGCTTAAGATTAAGATCTATCTTTGATAGATAAGGGGGAAATTTCGAGGGCAAAAACCATCTTCAaatatttattgatcctgaatgaTATAACAAAAATGCTCACAAAAATATTCGTTCACAAGATTTCACTTCTGTTGCTATTTCGAAATAAGAGGCATAGCATGTCagaaactgtatgtgtgtatgtgcgcacgcgcgcAACCAACCATGCCATTGAGGAGAAAATATATTAAGGAAACATACTGATTAAATACGCATAAGgtcttatatatgtaatataagttGGGGTTGAGAAACTTCGATTAGCTGAGATTAGTCATGCAATTAATAGACAAGACCTttctaaaactttttaaaataaaatcaagcaagcaaattttggggaaaataaatataaagagtgGATCTGGTTTTTAGtatcgttatatatgtatgtatacattcacacacacacacacacatacacacacacacacacacacacacacacacacacacacacacacacacacacacacaccacacacacacacatatatatatatatatatatactacagaaaATTAAGTAAATTTCGAACGAGGGATAGCTGTACAAACAGCCTAAAAGGTTGGGTAAATACTTCTAGAAGACGGGGAAAAAAAGTTACAAACAGGCGGCTAGAGAGAATCGAACCCTGTACCTCTCAGATACCGTCTGCTAgcaactttttttctgttttctaggGGAATTGACCCAATTTTCTTGGTTGTCTTCATAGCTACCCAGCGTtcgaaatttaatttatttactgtAAAATACCAACCTATTCGATGCATCCTAAGTTTGTTGACAAAATATGCTCATATACTTATGGGCAGCTGCTCTTCCATGGAAACAAAGTTTCCGGACCTCGCGCCGAACAATCATCGTGCTTAGAGTAGATCCtgtgtgatggtgatgagggGTGATAGACCATTATGCCGTAGGACCCTCTTCAACATCCGACGGTCTTTGGGGGTTAACATGGTCAGCCTGAACGCTTTTGGGTTGTACACGACTCTTCACGTTTCCACTTCGTTCTTACATCGGAAACAGTGGACCTAGGGATATTGAGGAGGGTGGAAATCTCGTGCACTGGCTTAATAGACAAGTGGTGGCGGACGTAAAGAATGTGGACCGCaccctctttcatttttttttttttacagaatacgCCATTTTCGAGTACGGAGGTACTgttactgcaaaaaaaaaaaaagctgcgttttaaaattttaattcccCCTCCAATtcttgggtggggtggggggaaattaaacttttaaaatgatCCTGCACAATGGCAGTTAAATCGATTGCAGCAGGAGATGAAAGAGAACATACGGCAACGAGAGAGTGCGTCAGCAGGTACGTTCTCTGTTTCAGGTATATGCCGAATGTCACTCATGAACTGGGAAATGTAGTCCAGGTGACAAAAAGCACGAGGTGGGTGTCTGTCCAATTTAGATGACAGAGCAAATGTAAGCGGTTTGCGATCAGTATAAATCACAAAATCTCGGCCATCAAGTTGATATTGAGAATGACGAACCGACAGGTAGATCGCTAAGAGTTCACAATCAAATATACTGTAATGATGTTCAGCTGGCTTTAATTGACGAGAAAAAAATGCCAAAGGTCAAGTTTGATTATCGATGGTATGTTGTAAAACGGCCCCGACCGCAGAATCCAATGCATCAACTGTTAAAGAGAGACAAGCATcaggaactggatgtgcaagcaaaggAAAAGAAGCTATTTCCTTCTTGATTTACACAAAAGAAGATAGTGCCTCAGCAGATAAAGTGATAggagaatttttttgttttatttgctttcAATAGTTGAATCAAAGGATGTAACATGTTTGCACATTTAGGTATGAATCCCCTGTAGAAGTTGACGTTTCCCAAGAAATGACACAGATGGCATAAAGAAGTGGAAAGTGAGATGCATTGATTTGTATCGACTTTGGAGGAGAGAGGTCAGATACCATTAGAGTCGATATAATGACCTAGGAATTTCAGAGAGGTTTATCCGAAAACACATTTAGCAGGGTTGATTCGCACATTGTCGGGGCAAAGATGCTGGAAAAGTTGAGATTAGTGATGGAGGTGATTTTCATGTGAGTCACTAGCTATGAGCAAATCATCCATGTAAGCAAGCGCACAGTCAAGTCCACAGACAACTTCATCAATAAACCTCTGGAATGTACTCATTGCATTCTGCAAACTGAAGCTCA
Coding sequences within:
- the LOC115211824 gene encoding 40S ribosomal protein S25 — encoded protein: MPPKKTDSKGGKGGKQPEKKKKEGGSGGKAKKKKWSKGKVRDKLNNLVFFDNATYDKLLKEVPSYKLVTPSVVSERLKIRGSLAKLALRELERLGDIKLVSKHHSQIIYTRATKEDVA